One Longimicrobium sp. genomic window, ATGCTCGGGAAACATCCCCAATCGCTTCTTCTGCTCGTGCGTAAATTCGGAGCACGCGCGCGAGGCGATCGGACTGTTCAGGGCTGAGCGGCTTCTCTTTCTGCTTTCGGTCCGCCAAGGTACGGCGCGAAACAACGATTTCGTACACGACTCCGGCGTCGACCAAACCCGAGCTGATTACATCGTCGA contains:
- the parS gene encoding type II toxin-antitoxin system Xre/ParS family antitoxin, whose product is DDVISSGLVDAGVVYEIVVSRRTLADRKQKEKPLSPEQSDRLARVLRIYARAEEAIGDVSRASRWLHKENRALEGKRPVDLLGTDAGTRAIERVLGRIEHGIVS